A window from Coregonus clupeaformis isolate EN_2021a unplaced genomic scaffold, ASM2061545v1 scaf2938, whole genome shotgun sequence encodes these proteins:
- the LOC121575646 gene encoding glutaminase kidney isoform, mitochondrial-like isoform X3: MTLQGASNAEKFDYVMNFMNKLAGNEYVGFSNATFQSERESGDRNFAIGYYLKEKKCFPEGTDMTSILDLYFQLCSIEVTCESASVMAATLANGGFCPITGERVLGPEAVRNTLSLMHSCGMYDFSGQFAFHVGLPAKSGVAGGILLVVPNVMGIMCWSPPLDKLGNSVRGIQFCTDLVSLCNFHNYDNLKHFVKKLDPRREGGDQRVKSVINLLFAAYTGDVSALRRFALSSMDMEQRDYDSRTALHVAAAEGHVEVVKFLLEACRVNPVPKDRWGNTPMEEAVHFGHHDVVTMLQDYNNKYSPPGGATEDKEKEISEKNIDGLL; the protein is encoded by the exons ATGACGTTG CAAGGGGCAAGCAACGCTGAGAAATTTGATTAT GTCATGAACTTCATGAACAAGCTGGCAGGAAACGAGTATGTGGGTTTCAGCAATGCCAC ATTCCAGTCAGAGAGGGAGTCTGGGGATCGGAACTTTGCTATCGGCTACTATCTGAAGGAGAAGAAG TGCTTTCCAGAAGGGACAGACATGACTTCCATTTTAGACCTCTACTTCCAG cTGTGCTCCATCGAGGTGACCTGTGAAAGCGCTAGCGTCATGGCGGCCACCCTGGCCAACGGCGGCTTCTGTCCAATCACAGGCGAGCGCGTGCTGGGCCCGGAGGCGGTACGGAACACCCTGAGCCTCATGCACTCCTGCGGCATGTACGACTTCTCGGGACAGTTCGCTTTCCAC GTTGGACTTCCAGCTAAGTCAGGCGTGGCAGGGGGCATCTTGCTGGTGGTGCCCAACGTCATGGGTATCATGTGCTGGTCTCCGCCGCTGGACAAGCTTGGTAACAGTGTACGAGGCATCCAGTTCTGCACG GATCTGGTGTCCCTTTGCAACTTCCACAACTACGACAACCTGAAGCATTTTGTCAAGAAGCTGGATCCTCGCAGGGAGGGCGGAGACCAGAGG GTGAAGTCGGTCATCAATCTTCTCTTTGCTGCGTACACTGGTGATGTGTCTGCACTGAGGAG GTTTGCTCTGTCTTCCATGGACATGGAGCAGAGGGACTATGACTCCAGGACGGCCCTCCATGTGGCAGCAGCAGAAGGACATGTGGAGGTGGTCAAGTTCCTGTTGGAGGCATGTAGGGTCAACCCTGTTCCCAAAGACAG GTGGGGTAACACACCGATGGAAGAGGCAGTGCACTTTGGACACCACGATGTTGTGACCATGCTCCAGGACTACAATAACAAGTACAGTCCACCGGGGGGCGCCACTGAGGACAAAGAGAAGGAGATATCGGAGAAGAACATTGACGGCCTATTATAA